A DNA window from Streptomyces sp. 71268 contains the following coding sequences:
- the mtnA gene encoding S-methyl-5-thioribose-1-phosphate isomerase, which produces MADQNAEAPDGYVSHGVQTLRWEASSDGPVVVLLDQRRLPVEEVELVCTDVPALVEAIRTLAVRGAPVLGIVGAYGVALAAARGYDVTEAANLLAQARPTAVNLGYGVRRAAGAHAAALAAGDDTEQAAAAALAEARALHREDAEASSRMAAHGLALLEELLPGGGFRVLTHCNTGALVSGGAGTALAVAVEAHQKGQLRRLWVDETRPLLQGARLTAYEAARAGMAYTLLTDNAAGSLFAAGEVDAVLIGADRIAADGSVANKVGSYPLAVLAKYHHVPFIVVAPSTTVDLATADGAAIEIEQRPAHEVTMVPRPGASAGRRGASASAPLAPVGTQAYNPAFDVTPPDLVTAIVTEEGAVSPVTAVGLAELVGRSQPGRTAAER; this is translated from the coding sequence ATGGCTGATCAGAATGCGGAAGCACCGGACGGCTACGTATCGCACGGTGTGCAGACGCTGCGGTGGGAAGCGTCGTCGGACGGGCCGGTGGTGGTCCTTCTCGACCAGCGGCGGCTACCCGTTGAGGAAGTCGAGCTGGTGTGCACGGACGTGCCGGCCCTCGTGGAGGCTATTCGTACGCTCGCCGTTCGTGGTGCTCCCGTACTCGGAATCGTCGGGGCGTATGGCGTGGCACTCGCGGCGGCTCGTGGATACGACGTGACCGAGGCCGCGAATCTCCTGGCGCAGGCCCGACCGACGGCGGTCAACCTCGGGTACGGGGTTCGGCGCGCCGCGGGCGCGCATGCCGCGGCTCTCGCGGCGGGCGACGACACTGAGCAGGCGGCCGCGGCCGCGCTCGCCGAGGCGCGTGCGCTGCATCGCGAGGACGCCGAGGCCAGTTCGCGGATGGCCGCGCATGGCCTGGCGCTGCTTGAGGAACTGCTGCCGGGCGGCGGCTTCCGCGTTCTCACCCACTGCAATACGGGCGCGCTGGTGTCGGGTGGCGCCGGAACGGCGTTGGCCGTGGCGGTGGAGGCGCATCAGAAGGGGCAGCTTCGGCGGTTGTGGGTGGACGAGACGCGGCCGTTGTTGCAGGGGGCGCGGCTGACCGCGTACGAGGCGGCCCGAGCGGGCATGGCGTACACGCTGCTGACCGACAACGCGGCGGGTTCGCTCTTTGCCGCGGGTGAGGTGGATGCCGTTCTGATCGGGGCCGATCGGATCGCCGCGGACGGTTCGGTCGCCAACAAGGTCGGCAGTTATCCGCTGGCCGTTCTGGCCAAGTACCACCATGTGCCGTTCATCGTCGTGGCGCCCAGTACCACCGTGGACCTGGCGACGGCCGACGGCGCGGCGATCGAGATCGAGCAGCGTCCGGCGCACGAGGTGACGATGGTCCCTCGTCCGGGTGCCTCTGCGGGCAGGCGCGGGGCGTCGGCGAGCGCGCCGCTGGCGCCCGTGGGCACCCAGGCGTACAACCCGGCCTTCGACGTCACGCCGCCGGATCTCGTGACGGCCATCGTGACGGAGGAGGGAGCCGTGTCGCCCGTGACGGCGGTGGGGCTCGCTGAGCTGGTCGGTCGGTCCCAGCCGGGTCGTACGGCAGCGGAGCGCTGA
- the mtrA gene encoding two-component system response regulator MtrA: MKGRVLVVDDDTALAEMLGIVLRGEGFEPSFVFDGDKALAAFRETKPDLVLLDLMLPGRDGIEVCRLIRAESGVPIVMLTAKSDTVDVVVGLESGADDYIVKPFKPKELVARIRARLRRSEEPVPEQLVIGDLVIDVAGHSVKREGQSIALTPLEFDLLVALARKPWQVFTREVLLEQVWGYRHAADTRLVNVHVQRLRSKVEKDPERPEIVVTVRGVGYKAGPS, encoded by the coding sequence ATGAAGGGACGCGTCCTTGTCGTCGACGACGACACCGCACTGGCAGAGATGCTCGGCATCGTGCTGCGCGGCGAAGGCTTTGAACCGTCGTTCGTTTTCGATGGGGACAAGGCGCTCGCCGCATTCCGCGAGACCAAGCCTGATCTGGTGCTGCTCGATTTGATGTTGCCCGGGCGTGATGGCATCGAGGTGTGCCGGCTGATCCGCGCCGAGTCCGGGGTGCCGATCGTGATGCTCACGGCCAAGAGCGACACCGTGGATGTGGTGGTCGGGCTGGAGTCCGGCGCCGACGACTACATCGTGAAGCCGTTCAAGCCCAAGGAGCTGGTCGCGCGGATAAGGGCGCGGCTGCGGCGCTCCGAGGAGCCCGTGCCGGAGCAGTTGGTCATCGGCGATCTGGTGATCGACGTGGCCGGGCACTCGGTGAAGCGGGAGGGGCAGTCGATCGCGCTGACCCCGCTGGAGTTCGATCTGCTGGTCGCGCTGGCCCGTAAGCCGTGGCAGGTGTTCACCCGCGAGGTGCTGCTTGAGCAGGTGTGGGGTTACCGGCACGCCGCGGACACCCGACTGGTGAACGTGCACGTACAGCGACTGCGCTCCAAGGTCGAGAAGGACCCGGAGCGGCCCGAGATCGTCGTGACCGTGCGCGGAGTGGGTTACAAGGCCGGGCCGAGCTGA
- the mtrB gene encoding MtrAB system histidine kinase MtrB translates to MWRGGNLLPDGASGAPVHPVLRLFVRWVRRPLLPAARLYRRNIQLRVVATTLLMSLGVVLILGVVVIGQVRNGLLDAKRHAAQSQAVGGFNAADDAAENNEDSRGEDGPGARGNRDPGAWLTALVQQLASGGQGVYSVVALSSDADKELFASTRGPRASGGVKPEESISRELRDRVDSGTGPYEQYTNIEHDAPGHEREPALVIGKRLNDINGDPYQLYYLFPFSQEEKSLSLVKGTLATAGVFVVVLLGAIAWLVVRQVVTPVRMAAGISERLAAGLLQERMKVTGEDDIARLGEAFNKMAHNLQVKIQQLEDLSRMQRRFVSDVSHELRTPLTTVRMAADVIYEARDEFDPATARSAELLGGQLDRFESLLADLLEISRFDAGAAALEAEPIDLRDVVKRVVDGAEPLAERKGSRIIIRGAARPVIAEADARRVERVLRNLVVNAVEHGEGEDVIVRLAAKSGAVAVAVRDYGVGLKPGEATRVFNRFWRADPARARTTGGTGLGLSIAEEDARLHGGWLQAWGEPGGGSQFRLTLPRTAGDALRGSPIPLEPEDSRRKRALRAAKAASGASAAGGRGATSGAGGGSAGAAGAGAGAGPGDSGGAARADGVGGTGGTGGTGAHRVSGATTSVLASKRPGQQVSGPSAPAGGSATGDRSGEAAPRDAASRGRDGDGGTSSGGVAGEDVAGGDVAEDGEIGDAGRGEDAARADREGTAE, encoded by the coding sequence CTGTGGCGGGGCGGGAACCTGTTGCCCGACGGGGCTTCCGGGGCGCCGGTGCATCCGGTGCTGCGGTTGTTCGTACGGTGGGTACGGCGTCCGCTGTTGCCGGCCGCGCGGCTCTACCGGCGGAACATCCAGCTCCGCGTCGTCGCCACCACGCTGCTCATGTCGCTCGGCGTGGTGTTGATCCTCGGTGTGGTCGTCATCGGCCAGGTGCGCAACGGGCTGCTGGACGCCAAGCGGCACGCCGCTCAGAGCCAGGCCGTGGGCGGGTTCAACGCGGCCGACGACGCCGCCGAGAACAACGAGGACTCGCGTGGCGAGGACGGGCCTGGCGCGCGCGGCAACCGGGACCCCGGCGCATGGCTCACCGCGCTGGTGCAGCAGCTCGCGAGCGGCGGCCAGGGCGTGTACTCGGTGGTGGCGCTCAGCTCGGACGCCGACAAGGAGCTGTTCGCCAGCACGCGCGGGCCGCGTGCGTCGGGTGGCGTCAAGCCCGAGGAGAGCATCAGCAGGGAGCTGCGGGACCGCGTCGACAGCGGCACGGGCCCGTACGAGCAGTACACGAACATCGAGCACGACGCCCCCGGCCACGAGCGCGAGCCCGCGCTGGTGATCGGGAAGCGGCTCAACGACATCAACGGCGATCCGTACCAGCTCTACTACCTCTTCCCGTTCTCGCAGGAGGAGAAGTCGCTGAGCCTGGTGAAGGGCACGCTGGCCACGGCCGGCGTGTTCGTGGTGGTGCTGCTTGGCGCCATCGCGTGGCTGGTGGTGCGGCAGGTCGTGACGCCCGTACGGATGGCCGCCGGCATCTCCGAGCGGCTGGCGGCCGGGCTGCTCCAGGAGCGGATGAAGGTCACCGGCGAGGACGACATCGCGCGGCTCGGCGAGGCGTTCAACAAGATGGCGCACAACCTCCAGGTCAAGATCCAGCAGTTGGAGGATCTTTCCCGGATGCAGCGGCGGTTCGTGTCCGACGTCTCGCACGAGCTGCGGACGCCGTTGACGACCGTACGGATGGCCGCCGACGTGATCTACGAGGCGCGGGACGAGTTCGACCCGGCGACCGCGCGATCGGCGGAGTTGCTGGGCGGCCAGCTCGACCGGTTCGAGTCGCTCCTCGCCGACCTGCTGGAGATCAGCCGGTTCGACGCGGGCGCGGCGGCGCTGGAGGCGGAGCCGATCGACCTGCGCGACGTGGTCAAGCGGGTGGTGGACGGGGCCGAGCCGCTCGCGGAGCGCAAGGGCAGCCGCATCATCATCCGTGGCGCCGCCCGGCCGGTGATCGCGGAGGCGGACGCGCGTCGCGTGGAGCGCGTGCTGCGCAACCTCGTGGTCAACGCCGTCGAGCACGGCGAGGGCGAGGACGTGATCGTGCGGCTGGCCGCGAAGAGCGGCGCCGTCGCCGTGGCCGTACGGGACTACGGGGTCGGGCTCAAGCCCGGTGAGGCGACCCGGGTCTTCAACCGCTTCTGGCGCGCCGACCCCGCACGGGCCCGGACCACGGGCGGGACCGGCCTTGGGCTGTCGATCGCGGAAGAGGACGCGCGGTTGCACGGGGGCTGGCTCCAGGCGTGGGGGGAGCCTGGTGGGGGCTCACAGTTCCGGTTGACGCTCCCGCGCACGGCGGGCGACGCGTTGCGTGGCTCGCCGATACCGCTCGAACCGGAGGACTCGCGCCGTAAGCGCGCGCTGCGCGCGGCCAAGGCCGCGAGCGGCGCGTCGGCCGCCGGTGGACGTGGGGCGACGTCGGGTGCTGGTGGTGGCAGTGCTGGTGCTGCTGGGGCGGGCGCTGGTGCTGGCCCTGGTGATTCGGGCGGGGCTGCGCGGGCGGATGGCGTGGGGGGTACGGGAGGCACGGGAGGTACGGGAGCGCATCGGGTGTCCGGGGCCACTACCTCCGTTCTCGCGTCGAAGCGGCCGGGGCAGCAGGTGTCGGGGCCAAGCGCGCCGGCGGGTGGGTCGGCGACGGGTGACCGGTCGGGCGAGGCCGCGCCCCGGGACGCGGCCTCGCGTGGCCGCGACGGCGACGGGGGCACGTCCAGCGGGGGCGTAGCTGGTGAGGACGTAGCCGGCGGGGACGTGGCCGAGGACGGCGAGATCGGTGACGCCGGGCGGGGGGAGGACGCCGCACGCGCGGATCGAGAGGGGACAGCGGAGTGA
- a CDS encoding LpqB family beta-propeller domain-containing protein: MSRRACATLAASGLLLAGCASMPDSGDVRQVGSTPRADADSPVRVYGVRPGNDEQPRELVLGFLEATTSDEARFETAREYLTKRARGEWNPLAETTVLAQAPKVRVEGGANRDPSGYDIVLSGKQLATVDANHAYEPDEKPYEERLHVAKSGSQWRIDSLPAGLVLGESDFQRIYRSVNKYYFAELGPDGDKSAVGKDVLVADPVYLRRWVDPVTSTVRALLGGPTNWLEPVVRTSFPSGTQLDSKHLRLDDSNELRIALSKDATGVDQLRCHEMAAQVLFTVQDLSTSKVSKVVLERAAGAELCSLTRDQAEGYAPDRINGKADNQYFIDEERRMVQLDDTGEEPEHVPGPFGEPTASLGSIAVARDERTAAGVSQNGRDLYVADLKPGVERGGSRLHSASGGRQGGLTVPSWDGLGDLWVADRSPDRPRLLRLASGVGEPEEVNVTGLDGGRIVSLRVAADSTRIALLIERDGHTSLWLGRLERAKTSAEPPLSVKGLRSLAPQLDEVDAVSWAGGSRLVVAGTESGGVQELRYMETDGSPGNSPTLPGPGKVEQIAASEDENRPLIAKASDGIVRLPPDANWKTVVKKGTAPVYPG; this comes from the coding sequence ATGTCGCGACGGGCCTGCGCCACCCTCGCGGCCAGCGGGCTGTTGCTGGCCGGTTGTGCGTCGATGCCCGACAGCGGGGACGTACGACAGGTCGGTTCGACGCCGCGCGCCGACGCGGATTCACCCGTTCGGGTATACGGGGTGCGCCCGGGGAACGATGAGCAGCCACGGGAGTTGGTGCTCGGTTTCCTGGAGGCGACGACGAGCGATGAGGCCCGCTTTGAGACGGCGCGCGAGTACCTGACCAAACGCGCCCGGGGCGAGTGGAACCCCCTGGCGGAGACGACCGTGCTCGCGCAGGCGCCCAAGGTGCGCGTGGAGGGCGGTGCCAACCGGGACCCCTCGGGGTACGACATCGTGCTGTCCGGGAAGCAGCTCGCCACGGTCGACGCCAACCACGCGTACGAGCCCGACGAGAAGCCGTACGAGGAACGGTTGCACGTGGCGAAGTCGGGCTCGCAGTGGCGGATCGACTCGCTTCCGGCGGGCCTGGTCCTGGGCGAGTCGGACTTCCAGCGCATCTACCGCTCCGTCAACAAGTACTACTTCGCGGAGTTGGGCCCCGACGGCGACAAGTCGGCCGTCGGCAAGGACGTCCTGGTCGCCGACCCCGTCTACCTGCGGCGTTGGGTGGACCCCGTCACCTCGACCGTGCGGGCGCTGCTGGGCGGACCCACCAACTGGCTGGAACCGGTCGTTCGTACGTCCTTCCCGAGCGGCACCCAGCTCGACAGCAAGCACCTGCGCCTCGATGACTCGAACGAGTTGCGTATCGCGCTGAGCAAGGACGCGACCGGCGTCGACCAGTTGCGTTGCCACGAGATGGCGGCTCAGGTGCTGTTCACGGTGCAGGACCTGTCGACGTCCAAGGTCAGCAAGGTGGTGCTGGAGAGAGCCGCCGGCGCCGAGCTGTGCTCGTTGACGCGCGACCAGGCCGAGGGGTACGCGCCGGACCGGATCAACGGCAAGGCGGACAACCAGTACTTCATCGACGAGGAACGCCGCATGGTCCAGCTCGACGACACCGGAGAGGAACCGGAGCACGTGCCGGGGCCGTTCGGTGAGCCTACGGCGAGTCTCGGTTCGATCGCCGTGGCGCGGGACGAGCGGACCGCGGCCGGGGTGTCCCAGAATGGCCGGGACCTGTACGTGGCCGACCTCAAGCCGGGCGTGGAGCGGGGCGGCTCGCGGCTGCACAGTGCGAGCGGCGGCCGACAGGGTGGACTGACCGTGCCGAGCTGGGACGGCCTCGGCGACCTGTGGGTGGCCGACCGCAGCCCGGACAGGCCGCGGCTGTTGAGGTTGGCCAGCGGGGTGGGGGAGCCCGAGGAGGTCAACGTCACCGGGCTCGACGGCGGCCGGATCGTGTCGTTGCGGGTGGCCGCCGACAGCACACGGATCGCCCTGCTGATCGAGCGCGATGGCCATACGTCGCTGTGGCTCGGCCGGCTCGAACGGGCCAAGACCTCGGCGGAGCCACCGCTGTCCGTCAAGGGGCTGCGTTCGCTCGCCCCGCAACTGGACGAGGTGGACGCCGTGTCGTGGGCCGGCGGCAGCCGACTCGTGGTGGCCGGCACCGAGTCGGGCGGCGTACAGGAACTGCGTTACATGGAGACCGACGGTTCGCCAGGGAACAGTCCGACGCTGCCCGGCCCCGGCAAGGTCGAGCAGATCGCGGCGTCGGAGGACGAGAACCGGCCACTGATCGCCAAGGCGTCGGACGGCATCGTCCGACTGCCTCCGGACGCGAACTGGAAGACCGTCGTCAAGAAGGGAACGGCGCCCGTTTACCCGGGCTAG
- the raiA gene encoding ribosome-associated translation inhibitor RaiA: protein MDIVVKGRKTEVPERFRKHVAEKLKLEKIQKLDGKVISLDVEVSKEHNPRQADRSDRVEITLRSRGPVIRAEAAAADPYVALDLATGKLEQRLRKQNDKRHTRRGNGRIPASDVAVAVPEAARINGSGEGGEAEAGAADGVPTTRMGPLEVRGEGPLIVREKTHAAAPMTLDQALYEMELVGHDFYLFVDSDTNHPSVVYRRHGYDYGVIHLKTEAFVGEEPGGAGGALGG, encoded by the coding sequence GTGGACATCGTCGTGAAGGGCCGCAAGACAGAGGTGCCGGAGCGGTTCCGCAAGCACGTGGCCGAGAAGCTGAAGCTGGAGAAGATCCAGAAGCTCGACGGCAAGGTGATCAGCCTCGACGTCGAGGTGTCCAAGGAGCACAACCCGCGCCAGGCCGACCGTTCCGACCGAGTGGAGATCACGCTCCGCTCCCGGGGGCCGGTGATCCGGGCAGAGGCCGCCGCCGCCGATCCGTACGTGGCGCTCGACCTCGCCACGGGCAAGCTGGAGCAGCGCCTGCGCAAGCAGAACGACAAGCGTCACACCCGGCGTGGCAACGGCCGCATCCCGGCGAGTGACGTCGCGGTGGCCGTGCCGGAGGCCGCCCGGATCAACGGGTCCGGCGAGGGCGGCGAGGCCGAGGCCGGCGCTGCGGACGGCGTGCCCACCACGAGGATGGGGCCGCTTGAGGTGCGCGGCGAGGGCCCGCTCATCGTCCGCGAGAAGACGCACGCGGCGGCACCGATGACGCTCGACCAGGCCCTGTACGAAATGGAGTTGGTCGGCCATGACTTCTACTTGTTCGTCGACTCGGACACCAACCACCCGAGCGTGGTGTACCGGCGACACGGCTACGACTATGGCGTGATCCACCTCAAGACGGAGGCGTTCGTCGGCGAGGAGCCGGGTGGCGCCGGCGGCGCGCTCGGCGGCTGA
- a CDS encoding response regulator transcription factor has product MADSFGPVPDDDDGDGVDVGTDRGESRKEPIRVLVVDDHALFRRGLEIVLAQEVDIQVIGEAGDGAEAVEKAADLLPDIVLMDVRMPKRGGIEACTAIKEVAPSAKIIMLTISDEEADLYDAIKAGATGYLLKEISTDEVATAIRAVADGQSQISPSMASKLLTEFKSMIQRTDERRLVPAPRLTDRELEVLKLVATGMNNRDIAKELFISENTVKNHVRNILEKLQLHSRMEAVVYAMREKILEIR; this is encoded by the coding sequence ATGGCGGACAGCTTCGGGCCCGTGCCCGACGATGACGACGGTGACGGCGTCGACGTCGGAACGGACAGGGGCGAGTCGCGCAAGGAGCCGATCCGGGTCCTCGTTGTGGACGATCACGCGCTCTTCCGCCGAGGACTGGAGATCGTACTCGCGCAGGAAGTGGACATCCAGGTCATTGGCGAGGCCGGGGATGGGGCTGAGGCCGTCGAGAAGGCGGCGGACCTGCTTCCCGACATCGTGTTGATGGATGTCCGCATGCCCAAGCGGGGCGGGATCGAGGCGTGTACCGCCATCAAGGAGGTGGCCCCCAGCGCCAAGATCATCATGCTGACGATCAGCGACGAGGAGGCCGATCTCTACGACGCGATCAAGGCCGGCGCCACCGGATACCTGCTCAAGGAGATCTCCACCGACGAGGTGGCGACCGCGATCCGGGCCGTTGCCGACGGACAGTCGCAGATCAGCCCGTCCATGGCGTCCAAGCTGCTGACCGAGTTCAAGTCGATGATCCAGCGCACCGACGAGCGGCGCCTTGTGCCCGCGCCTCGACTGACCGACCGCGAGCTTGAGGTGCTCAAGCTCGTCGCCACCGGGATGAACAACCGCGATATCGCGAAGGAGTTGTTCATCAGCGAGAACACGGTCAAGAACCACGTCCGCAACATCCTGGAGAAGCTGCAGCTCCATTCGCGCATGGAAGCGGTGGTGTACGCGATGCGCGAGAAGATCCTCGAAATCAGGTGA